Within Bos indicus x Bos taurus breed Angus x Brahman F1 hybrid chromosome 2, Bos_hybrid_MaternalHap_v2.0, whole genome shotgun sequence, the genomic segment tttttttaaacattttatcttcTCAGTGATACACTGGAAAGCTACTTAaagatttttgatgtggaccattcttaaaatctttattgaatttgttacaatattgcttctgttttaagttTCGACTTTTATGGCCCCAAGACATGTGGGAGCTTAGCTTtgcgaccagggattgaacccacaccctctacATTAGAAGacaaagccttaaccactggatcaccagggaagtcctgaaagttacttattttaaaatatctgtctcACATCTAAGTTCTATACTGAGCTTTCATTAATTCTAAGTATCATCCCCACCTAGTTAAGGCCATCATTATCTCTTGCTTCTATTATAGCAACAGCCTTCAGCCTAGCCTCCCTTCTACCAATCTGTTCTCCACTCTGAAGCCAGAGTGACTTTCCCAAAATACAAATCTGATCATATTACTCTCCTTCTTAAAGCTATCTATAGTtcatttgttgttcttcagttcttgtgaccccaaggactgtagcccgccaggctcctctgtccatgggattttccaggcaagaatactggagtgggttgcaatttccttctccaggggatattcctgacccagggatcgaacctgagtctgccatattgcaggcagattttttaccactgagtcacaagggaagctgaTATTATGTTTATGTTAAAATTCTCAACAACTAATGTGGCCTCCATGATCTGAGGAGATTTTACCCCTGCTAACTCTCCAGCTTTATCTCCTGCCAAGCTGTTTCTTACACTCTAAGATCCTGATGTtatcagctttttaaaagttttatctaAAGGATCTTGTTCTCTCTTATCTCCAGGTCTTTGTCCCTGCTGATTCCTCTGCTTGAAATAGCACCTACTTCCACCTGCTTCCTTGCTCCCTTGGCCTTCACCTAGCCAACATCTACTTACCCTTCAGGTTTTGCCTTGTCAGCTCCAGAATGGGTGTACCTGAAATGCACTGCCGTCTTGCCTAGTCCTTCCTAGTCTTTGCCTATGGCATCCAGTGACAGCACATGGGAGGATACTCAGTATATTGCTGAATGAAGGGAGGAATGGAATGGACTCTCTCGGGTTTTCTAGGATTGTCCAAGCCAGTTTGGTAATTTTCACTTTAGTGTTGCTGACTCCCTTCCCCCAAACATGAGACTCAGACCTGGCACATCAGAACATCACATACCCTGACCCCAGGCCACAGGTCAGAGCTTGGCGGACAATCCAAGTCAAGGCAAATGGGCACAGTAGGAACTGAAATTAGGCCTTCTGCTTGAGGAACcaggaaaaaatgattttaatttccagtagtcttgcggctgctgctgctaagtcacttcagtcgtgtctgactctgtgcgacctcatagacagcagcccaccaggctcccccatccctgggattctccaggcaagaacagtggagtgggttgccatttccttctccaatgcaggaaagtgaaagggaagtcgatcagtcatgtccgactctgtgcgactccatggactgcagcctaccaggctcctccatccatgggattttccaggcaagagtactggagtggggtgccattgccttctccatccagtAGCCTTAGAGCTGTAAGAATGTAAGCAGCAGACACAgagggaaacaaaaccaaaagctggagggagagagggagaagagaagaaagctgTCTCATTCCCAGTTGTAGCTGGTTCTCTCTCCATTTTGGAGGACATTTTCAACTCTAAGCATTTCATCTGTTTACTTATCTCCATGCCCAAATTTATGGGAAGCTAGGCCAggggcggccgggaggaccaaccccacgaccaaggagcagtggctgcgcaggcgtaggagggcctagaggagctatcccactttgaaggtcaggaagggtggcagtgaggagattcccctcatccaaggtaaggagcagcggctgtgctttgctggagcacccatgaagagatactccacgcccaaggtaagagaaacccaagtaagatgtaggtgttgcaagagggcatcagagggcagacacactgaaaccatactcacagaaaactagtcaatctaatcacactaggaccacagccttgtctaactcaatgaaactaagccatgcccgtagggcaacccaagatgggcggttcatggtggagagatctgacagaatgtggttcactggagaagggaatggcaaaccacttcagtattcttgccttgagaaccccatgaacagtatgaaaaggcaaaatgataggatactgaaagaggaactccccaggtcagtaggggcccaatatgctactggagatcagaggagaaataactccagaaagaatgaagggatggagccaaagcaaaaacaatacccagctgtggatgtgactggtgatagaagcaaggtccgatgctgtaaagagcaatattgcaataggaacctggaatgtcaggtccatgaatcaaggcaaattggaagtggtcaaacaagagatggcaagagtgaatgtcaacattctagcaatcagtgaactcaaatggactggaatgggttcagatgaccattatatctactactgcaggcaggaatccttcagaagaaatgaagtggccatcatggtcaacaaaagagtccaaaatgcagtacttggatgcaatctcaaaaacgacagaatgatctctgttcgtttccaaggcaaaccattcaatatcacagtaatccaagtctatgccccaaccagtaacactgaagaagctgaagttgaacggttctatgaagacctacaagaccttttagaactaacacccaaaaaagatgtccttttcattataggggactggaatgcaaaagtaggaaatcaagaaacacctggagtaacaggcaagtttggccttggaatacagaatgaggcagggcaaagactagtagagttttgccaagaaaatgcactggtcatagcaaacacccacttccaacaacacaagagaagactctacacatggacatcaccagatggtcaacatctaaatcagactgattacattctttgcagccaaagatggagaagctctatacagtcaacaaaaacaagaccaggagctgactgtggctcagatcatgaactccttattatcaaattcagatttaaattgaagaaagtagggaaaaccactagaccattcaggtatgacctaaatcaaatcccttatgattatacagtggaagtgagaaatagatttaagggcctagatctgatagagtgcctgatgaactatggaatgaggttcgtgacattgtacaggagacagggatcaagaccatccccatggaaaagaaatgcaaaaaagcaaaatggctgtctggggaggccttacaaatagctgtgaaaagaagagaagcgaaaagaaaaggagaaaaggaaagatataagcatctgaattagagttccaaagaacagcaagaagagataagaaagcctcctttagcgatcaatgcaaagaaatagaggaaaacaacagaatgggaaagactagagatctcttcaagaaaattagagataccaagggaacatttcatgcaaagatgggcttgataaaggacagaaatggtgtggacctaacagaagcagaagatattaagaagaggtggcaagaatacacagaactgtacaaaaaagatcttcacgacccagataatcacaatggcgtgatcactcacctagagtcagacatcctggaatgtgaagtcaagtgggccttagaaagcatcactacaagcaaagctagtggaggtgatggaattccaatggagctctttcaaatcctgaaagatgatgctgtgaaagtgctgcactcaatataccagcacatttggaaaactcagcggtggccacaggactggaaaagatcagttttcattccaatcccaaagaaaggcaaagccaaagaatgctcaaactaccacacaattgcacttatctcacatgctagtaaagtaatgctcaaaattctccaagccaggcttcagcaatacatgaaccgtgaacttcctgatgttcaagctggttttagaaaaggcagaggaaccagagatcaaattgccaacatccgctggatcatggaaaaagcaaaagagttccagaaaaacatctatttctgctttattgactatgccaaagcctttgactgtgtggatcacaataaactgtggaaaattcttcaagagatgggaataccagaccacctgacctgcctcttgagaaatctgtatgcaggtcaggtagcaacagttagaactggacatggaacaacagactggttccaaataggaaaaggagtatgtcaaggctgtatattatcgccctgcttatttaacttatatgcagagtacatcatgagaaacgctggactggaagaaacacaagctggaatcaagattgctgggagaaatatcaataacctcagatatgcagatgacaccacccttatggcagaaagtgaagagtaactaaaaagcctcttgatgaaagtgaaagtggagagtgaaaaagttggcttacagctcaacattcagaaaacaaagatcatggcatccagtcccatcacttcatgggaaatagatggggaaacagtggaaacagtgtcagactttatttttgggggctccaaaatcactgcagatggtgactgcagccatgaaattaaaagacgcttactccttggaaggaaagttgtgaccaacctagatagcatattgaaaagcagagacattactttgccaacaaagtccgtctagtcaaggctatggtttttcctgtggtcatgtatggatgtgagagttggactgtgaagaagggtaagcgctgaagaattgatgcttttaactgtggtgttggagaagactcttgagtcccttggactgcaaggagatccaatcagtccgttctgaaggagatcagccctgggatttctttggagggaatgatgctgaagctgaaactccagtactttggccacctcatgcgaagagttgactcattggaaaagactgatgttgggagggttgggggcaggaggagaaggggacgacagaggatgagatggttggatgggatccctgactcaatggacgtgagtctgagtgaactcaggaagttggtggacagggaggcctggcgtgctgcgattcatggggtcgcaaacagtcggacacgactgagtgactgagctgaactgagggcAAGCAAGCCCATGCACGAAGGGCCAGAGAGGCATGTGAGAAAATGTGTAAAAATGGAAGTCTCAACCTGGGGCTCCCTAGGGTCACGCAGGACACCAATCCAGCGACTCTCTAGCTTCATTCAAGAAACATTAAGTAAGCATTCGGAATATTCCAGGCATGTGTTTTTCAAATTGTAGTAAATGGATAATCTGTCTGAATTCTCTCCCGTGCttccgggggtggggagggggcgggagctCAGGAATCCGCATTTTAAAGCAGGTGATTCACAGTTCCAGGCACTGCACTGGGTGCTGGGCCCGACTCAAGGGAAGGCAGACGTGGTTCGTCTTACCACTATATTTATGTGGGAAGGGGGCAGTGAGGGAGTGAGAGAAGAGATGATTACAATAAGGTGATAGGATGCTAGAAAAGAACGACGGGAAACCACAAGAGATGCACTGGGCTCAAACTGAGGAGGGTCAGAGAAGTCTTACCAAAGGACAGCGAAACCAAACGTGGAGGAGCTACGGCTCTGAAGAAAAATGTGTATCTCACAGAAACATGGGTGTTTTCAGTTCGTAGAGTAGGTATAGCAGCGACTGTGAACTAAATGGCTGGGGGAGGGTGCCGAGAAGCAGGCGAAGGACCCAGTTGTGAAAGACCCCAAACCACCTGAGCCTCGAAGATGTAATCTCTCCTTGTCTTCGCCCGCCCTAACGCCTTCGAGGCCAAACCCACCCGCGGCCACTCGGTAGCCCTGGAGACACCATCCAGCTCCCGGACGCCTGGCAAAACAGGAGGGGCGAACCCCGGCTCTTCCGGGatgcgccccgcccccgccgacAGCGAGGGACGTGCCCGCCCTGCGCGATGACGTCACGCGCCCGCGCGCGCCAAGGGAGGAGTGAGAACTGCGGTCCGGGAGGCTCTGACGCTCCGGTAAAGCGGGCTGGGTCGGGGGGAGGAAGGGGCGGGACAAGGAGTTCCCCCCAGAGTACGGGGTCGCGATTTGGGCCCAGAGCTGGAGCCCTCGGGGAGCTCAGCATCGCGTCCTCTCCCAGCAGGTCCCCGTCCGGCCTGGCGATGGAGTTTCCGGACCTTGGGGCTCACTGTTCGGAGCCGAGCTGTAAGCGCTTGGGTAAGCGGGTGAAGGGGTGAGGGGCGGAGCACGCGAGAGGCGGGGCCGGGCGGAGTGGCGGGCTCCTGGGCTGGCAGTGCCCGAGGAGGGCGGGGCTCGAGCTTGGGGCGTGGCGTAGGAGATAGTGGAGTAGGGCCAGGGTCCAGTTGGTTCCTAGTACGGCAGTGTTTTCCTGCCCCTGAGTGGAAGGCTTGAGTGAGCAGGAACGTCGAGGTCCCACTGGACCTGCAGTCTGACCCATTTCCTGCAGATTTTCTGCCGCTCAAGTGCGATGCCTGTTCGGGCATCTTCTGCGCAGACCATGTGGCCTACGCCCAGCATCACTGTGGATCTGCTTACCAAAAGGTGAGGGGGCGGTCTGAGGATGAAAGGGGGCGGGTGGAGGATGCGTGCAAAATCTCCGGAAGCCCTCTGCCTCACATTTCCCCTCCTTTATTGTCTTCTTGAGGCTCAGTGCTGGGAACATTATTTCCTTTTGCGTTTATGGAGGGCATGTCCAGGCTCTTTCAGGGGGATTCTCTCAGGACCAGAGATCTGGCTGGACTGGGAGTAGGCCACAGACCGAACCCTGCTCCCTAACTATAGGATATCCAGGTACCTGTATGCCCGCTCTGTAACGTGCCTGTACCTGTGGCCAGAGGGGAGTCCCCTGACCGTGCTGTTGGGGAGCACATTGACCGAGACTGTCGCTCAGATCCAGCTCAACAAAAACGTAAGGTAAGTGTTAGAGGGATCAACCATGGTCACATGGGACTACAAACGCCTGGAACTCTGCACAGCTGTTAGGACAGGACTGAAAAGGGAGCAGAGATCTCAGCAGAGACAATCCTTCCTACTCCACCTCAGATCTTCACCAATAAGTGTGAACGCGCTGGCTGCCGGCAGCGGGAAATGATGAAACTGACCTGCGACCGCTGTGGCCGAAATTTCTGCATCAAGCACCGTCACCCACTGGACCATGATTGCTCTGGGGAGGGGCACCCCACCAGTAGGGCAGGGTAATTGCAACCAAGTTCTCTACTTGCCTTTGGGACCTGAATGAACCTTTGTCATAACAGTTGGGAAGCTTCACCCTATCTCCTTTGGCTAGggagtcttttctttttcaagtgcaTGTTTTCCAGATCTTTTGGAGGAGCTCCCCTCCTGACTTCCTGGGTCAGGGGTGGGAGGAACTTGTAAGCCGAAGGTGCCTGGAGGCATGCCCAAAGTGTCTCTTCCTACAGACTGGCTGCCATCTCCAGAGCACAAACCCTGGCTTCTTCTACAAAGACCACCCCCAGCCCAAACCAGACCTTGCCTTCGTCTTCCTCTACCAGCAGGTAGGCCTGCCTGtttcccctcccccttttttCCCTTCGCATCTTTGACCTGAGCCTCTTGAATATCTGCCATAGAGCCAAAACTCAGTCTCCAACCCGGACAGCCGCTCCAGTGATTACTTTGCAAAGTGGCTTGGTGAGTGGGGCACAGGTTGGATGGACAGAAGCAGACCCACAGAGAGTGAAGTCCAAGGCACCtggtcttatttttccttttgcagaGTGAGGATGAGGCTCTGCAACGAGCCCTGGAACTGTCCCTGGCAGAGACCAAACCCCAGGTCCCAAGGTACCTACTCACTGGTAAAAGGGTGGGGTGTGGATGAAGGCTCAGtttggagggagggaggtgggactgCTGTCATCCAATGCAGGATAATAGGAACTTGGGCTCAAAATTAAGTTTTTGAActatatgaccttggacaagttctttggcccattagGGTCTTAATATGTTCAATAAAATAAGGACAATACCAACATCCTGTAAAAACCTACATGTGAGAATTGAAACAGTACTTAGAAGGGCTCAGCACAGTGATGCCTAACAGAGGAGATGCTCACATTTTAGATACTAATTAAGCTGTTCCTCCCTCCCAGTTCTCAGGAGGAAGAAGACTTAGCTTTAGCACAAGCACTATCGGCCAGTGAGGCAGAATACCGACAGCAGCAGGTATGAGGATGGCGTAGAGATGGGCCCTGTGCTGGGAGTAAGTAAGGAGTTTTCGGGGTAGGGGGGAAGGCAGGGAGGGTGTTCTTCCAAGTGGTAGAGTTTATGATGgtgtttatccttttattttccttatgacTCCACTCATAGCGCATGCTGAGCTCTGCAGTAAGGACTGTCCCTCATTTCCTTGACGTTGCACCctgtcttcctctccttcccttccccttgcTCCAGGCTCAAAGCCGCAGCTTGAAGCCATCCAACTGCAACCTGTGCTAGGGTCCTGGGcttggggagggaggctcagctgAGGAAGACTGTGGCCCTCGCACCTCTAGGGTCCACAGGGAGAGGAGGCCCGGAGCAGCCAGAGTGAAGACGAAGA encodes:
- the ZFAND2B gene encoding AN1-type zinc finger protein 2B isoform X2; this translates as MEFPDLGAHCSEPSCKRLDFLPLKCDACSGIFCADHVAYAQHHCGSAYQKDIQVPVCPLCNVPVPVARGESPDRAVGEHIDRDCRSDPAQQKRKIFTNKCERAGCRQREMMKLTCDRCGRNFCIKHRHPLDHDCSGEGHPTSRAGLAAISRAQTLASSTKTTPSPNQTLPSSSSTSRAKTQSPTRTAAPVITLQSGLSEDEALQRALELSLAETKPQVPSSQEEEDLALAQALSASEAEYRQQQAQSRSLKPSNCNLC
- the ZFAND2B gene encoding AN1-type zinc finger protein 2B isoform X1 → MEFPDLGAHCSEPSCKRLDFLPLKCDACSGIFCADHVAYAQHHCGSAYQKDIQVPVCPLCNVPVPVARGESPDRAVGEHIDRDCRSDPAQQKRKIFTNKCERAGCRQREMMKLTCDRCGRNFCIKHRHPLDHDCSGEGHPTSRAGLAAISRAQTLASSTKTTPSPNQTLPSSSSTSRAKTQSPTRTAAPVITLQSGLSEDEALQRALELSLAETKPQVPSSQEEEDLALAQALSASEAEYRQQQGPQGEEARSSQSEDEEE
- the ZFAND2B gene encoding AN1-type zinc finger protein 2B isoform X3, producing MEFPDLGAHCSEPSYFLPLKCDACSGIFCADHVAYAQHHCGSAYQKDIQVPVCPLCNVPVPVARGESPDRAVGEHIDRDCRSDPAQQKRKIFTNKCERAGCRQREMMKLTCDRCGRNFCIKHRHPLDHDCSGEGHPTSRAGLAAISRAQTLASSTKTTPSPNQTLPSSSSTSRAKTQSPTRTAAPVITLQSGLSEDEALQRALELSLAETKPQVPSSQEEEDLALAQALSASEAEYRQQQGPQGEEARSSQSEDEEE